One window of the Niallia circulans genome contains the following:
- the cbiB gene encoding adenosylcobinamide-phosphate synthase CbiB: protein MIGHLISITIAIILDKLIGDPPGWPHPVKGMGKLISYLDQRLNKGSNRQLKGLWMLMSVLVLTFLLSCFLVYISYQLHWWIGVIIEALLIATTIAQKSLKDAAIEVYEPLQVNDLVLARRKLSYIVGRDTGQLEEKEIVRATVETVAENTSDGITAPLFWAFIGGAPFSLVYRAINTCDSMVGYKNDKYREFGYYAAKCDDIVNYLPSRITAMLLLLVSRSPFHPKKEAWKLLFQDAKKHPSPNSGWGEAVTAILLGIQLGGINYYRGQKSDRARMGTALQPLGTKHIIESTKIANKAVVCFYLFLFIGGIGFELANAWS, encoded by the coding sequence ATGATCGGCCATTTAATCAGCATTACCATTGCGATTATTTTAGATAAGTTGATTGGGGATCCTCCAGGCTGGCCACATCCTGTGAAAGGGATGGGAAAGTTGATTTCCTATTTAGATCAAAGATTAAATAAGGGGAGCAATCGGCAGTTAAAAGGATTATGGATGCTCATGAGTGTTTTAGTGCTTACCTTTTTGCTTAGCTGTTTCCTTGTTTATATTAGCTATCAGCTTCATTGGTGGATCGGCGTAATAATAGAAGCTCTACTTATCGCCACAACCATTGCCCAAAAGAGTCTGAAGGATGCTGCGATAGAGGTCTATGAACCATTGCAGGTTAATGATCTAGTGCTGGCAAGAAGAAAGCTTTCTTATATTGTGGGAAGAGATACAGGGCAGTTAGAGGAAAAAGAAATTGTCCGGGCAACGGTAGAGACTGTGGCAGAAAACACTAGTGATGGCATTACAGCTCCACTGTTTTGGGCATTTATTGGTGGTGCTCCTTTCAGTCTTGTATATAGGGCCATTAATACATGTGACAGTATGGTTGGTTATAAGAATGATAAATATAGAGAATTCGGGTATTATGCAGCAAAATGTGATGATATTGTTAACTACTTGCCGAGTCGAATAACAGCAATGCTTTTGCTTTTGGTTAGTCGTAGTCCTTTCCATCCGAAAAAGGAAGCCTGGAAGCTGTTATTTCAAGATGCGAAGAAACATCCGTCTCCAAACAGCGGCTGGGGGGAAGCAGTGACTGCTATTCTCCTGGGTATACAGCTCGGTGGGATTAATTATTATCGAGGACAGAAATCAGATCGGGCTAGAATGGGAACAGCACTCCAGCCATTAGGAACGAAACATATTATCGAGTCCACTAAAATTGCTAATAAAGCAGTTGTTTGCTTTTATCTTTTTTTATTTATAGGAGGAATTGGATTTGAACTGGCCAATGCATGGAGCTAA
- a CDS encoding pyridoxal phosphate-dependent aminotransferase, whose amino-acid sequence MNWPMHGANPQYIYEKTNLEMPVGAIDFSANINPLGPPPVLLRKWFDLFQTVQLYPDPFASRLKEKISNQYGIPSKQLLIGNGAAEIISLLGRILAGKKVLLLQPAFSEYEEVCRINNCDIYHHYLSEETGWELSLAKLEKDIRQVDAVFLCNPNNPTGIFYPKNLVEELLDICMQNDCSVILDEAFYDFVVGYEDMLPLLKNYPNLIILRSLTKMYSIPGIRLGYVFASEELIAQLQHLQSQWSINGIALKAGELLIEQEEFLNNTQSYIEGEKKKLFSFFKNKHFVYSNSAANYYLLKDPRLTDQKEFLTFLLNNGIIARHTYNYPSLEGRWLRFAVKSKEQNQQLRGVLTKWKQNHPSSL is encoded by the coding sequence TTGAACTGGCCAATGCATGGAGCTAATCCCCAGTATATATATGAAAAGACAAATTTAGAAATGCCTGTGGGTGCGATTGATTTTAGCGCAAATATTAATCCATTAGGACCTCCGCCGGTTTTATTAAGGAAATGGTTTGACCTCTTTCAGACCGTTCAGCTTTATCCAGATCCTTTTGCAAGTCGCCTAAAAGAGAAAATTTCAAACCAGTATGGAATTCCTTCCAAGCAGCTTTTGATTGGAAATGGAGCTGCGGAAATCATTTCCTTATTAGGGAGAATTCTGGCGGGGAAAAAGGTATTACTTCTTCAGCCGGCTTTTTCTGAATATGAAGAAGTGTGCCGAATTAATAATTGCGACATCTATCATCATTATTTATCCGAAGAAACAGGCTGGGAGCTGTCTCTCGCTAAATTGGAAAAGGATATTCGTCAAGTCGATGCTGTATTTTTATGTAATCCTAATAATCCAACAGGGATATTTTATCCGAAGAACTTAGTAGAAGAGTTATTGGATATTTGTATGCAAAACGATTGTTCCGTCATTCTAGATGAAGCTTTCTATGATTTTGTAGTTGGATATGAGGATATGCTTCCGCTCTTGAAAAATTACCCAAATCTCATTATTTTACGTTCTTTAACCAAAATGTACAGTATACCAGGAATACGGCTAGGCTACGTATTCGCATCAGAAGAACTAATTGCACAACTGCAGCACTTGCAGTCACAATGGAGTATAAATGGAATTGCTTTAAAGGCTGGCGAATTATTAATAGAGCAGGAGGAGTTTCTAAATAATACGCAAAGCTATATAGAAGGAGAGAAAAAAAAGCTATTTTCCTTCTTTAAGAATAAACATTTTGTGTACTCCAACTCTGCTGCTAATTATTACTTGTTAAAAGATCCAAGGTTAACGGATCAAAAGGAATTCCTTACTTTTCTGCTAAACAATGGCATCATTGCAAGACATACATATAATTACCCGAGTCTAGAAGGAAGATGGCTGCGATTTGCGGTTAAAAGCAAAGAACAGAATCAGCAATTGCGAGGAGTGTTAACTAAATGGAAACAAAATCATCCCTCATCTTTGTAA
- a CDS encoding bifunctional adenosylcobinamide kinase/adenosylcobinamide-phosphate guanylyltransferase has translation METKSSLIFVTGGVRSGKSSFAEGLAIRYAQEERATLHYIATAVITDAEMEERIIRHQQNREAQKVKWNTYEKPVDIGELAAVFTKKDVILLDCLTVLVNNELFFQDKQQEGIEGKLKKDLIELSQSCRYLILVSNEVTYEPSLDPAVQKYCRILNRLHYFLVQHAYEAYLVENGIAQRKKGGQE, from the coding sequence ATGGAAACAAAATCATCCCTCATCTTTGTAACAGGTGGCGTGAGAAGTGGCAAATCTTCGTTTGCTGAGGGATTGGCCATTAGATATGCGCAAGAAGAAAGAGCAACATTGCATTATATCGCTACTGCTGTCATTACGGATGCTGAAATGGAAGAGAGAATTATCAGACACCAACAAAACAGAGAGGCACAAAAGGTGAAATGGAATACCTATGAAAAGCCAGTTGATATTGGGGAATTAGCGGCTGTCTTTACAAAAAAGGATGTCATTTTGCTCGATTGTTTAACCGTTTTGGTCAATAATGAACTTTTTTTCCAAGATAAACAACAGGAAGGGATAGAGGGAAAACTGAAAAAGGATCTAATAGAGCTAAGCCAAAGTTGTCGCTATCTTATCCTTGTTAGTAATGAGGTTACATATGAACCGTCTCTCGATCCAGCTGTACAGAAATATTGCAGGATTTTAAATCGGCTGCATTATTTTCTCGTGCAGCATGCATATGAGGCATATTTAGTAGAGAACGGAATCGCACAACGAAAGAAGGGAGGACAAGAATGA
- a CDS encoding cobyric acid synthase has translation MKGVMIQGTSSDVGKSLIVTALCRMLANEGIKVAPFKSQNMSNNSYVTVDGKEIGRAQGIQAEAAKIEATVWMNPILLKPRSDLQSEVVLLGEASTTLSGRGYRERFYEEGIRVIQKSLHYLQRNYEMVIMEGAGSPVEINLKDRELVNMKVAEMADIPVILVADIDRGGVFASIVGTLSLFSEEERSRVKGIVINKFRGDVTLFEDGVQWLKEKTGIPVLGVLPFIHNHMIEGEDSLSIREKRIATSKEVLDLAVVNNRYMSNFTDIEPFFLEEDVTIRLIDKGEDLGNPDAVIIPGTKSTIEDLREMKRNGLDAQLKRYYKEGGRIIGLCGGYQMLCSVFMDPYGADTGIAGEEIEGLGLIPARTIFEQKKATIRMEGSYHPFTKLSSERIEGYEIHLGKTEYEDSAERCPFLFLNNRDEGYYREDGKLIGTYMHHLFYNDMFRNTWLNQIRLQKGMAERKTLIMREQKDKRFDALADEMKRHLDWDKLLDILQAGDN, from the coding sequence ATGAAGGGTGTGATGATACAGGGAACTTCATCCGATGTTGGGAAAAGTCTGATTGTTACTGCTCTATGCAGAATGTTAGCAAATGAGGGCATAAAAGTAGCACCATTTAAATCACAAAATATGTCGAATAATTCTTATGTCACCGTAGACGGAAAAGAGATTGGTAGAGCACAAGGGATTCAGGCAGAAGCAGCAAAGATAGAGGCGACGGTTTGGATGAATCCAATTCTCTTAAAGCCAAGATCTGACTTGCAATCAGAGGTTGTTCTGCTAGGAGAAGCGAGTACTACTCTTTCAGGCAGAGGGTATCGTGAACGATTTTATGAAGAAGGAATTCGTGTTATCCAAAAAAGCCTTCACTATCTGCAAAGGAACTATGAGATGGTAATCATGGAAGGGGCGGGAAGCCCAGTAGAAATCAATTTAAAAGATAGAGAGCTTGTAAATATGAAGGTCGCAGAAATGGCTGATATCCCGGTTATTCTTGTTGCTGATATTGATCGCGGTGGTGTGTTTGCGAGCATTGTTGGTACTCTCTCCTTATTTTCAGAAGAGGAACGGAGCAGGGTAAAGGGGATTGTTATTAATAAGTTTCGCGGTGATGTCACTCTTTTTGAAGATGGTGTGCAATGGCTGAAGGAAAAGACAGGCATCCCTGTTCTCGGAGTCCTTCCTTTTATTCATAACCATATGATTGAAGGGGAGGACTCCTTATCTATACGGGAGAAAAGAATAGCAACTTCAAAAGAAGTGCTTGATTTAGCAGTAGTAAACAATCGTTATATGTCTAACTTTACGGATATAGAACCATTTTTCCTAGAGGAAGATGTTACTATCCGTCTGATTGATAAAGGGGAAGATTTAGGGAACCCAGATGCAGTCATTATTCCAGGTACCAAGAGTACGATAGAGGATTTAAGAGAAATGAAAAGGAATGGATTAGATGCCCAGCTTAAGCGCTATTATAAAGAAGGCGGCAGAATAATAGGCTTATGTGGAGGCTATCAAATGTTATGTTCTGTCTTTATGGATCCATATGGAGCTGATACTGGAATCGCAGGCGAAGAAATAGAAGGCCTAGGGCTTATCCCTGCAAGGACAATCTTTGAACAGAAAAAAGCGACGATTCGCATGGAAGGTAGTTATCATCCCTTTACAAAGTTATCTTCAGAAAGAATAGAAGGGTATGAGATTCATTTAGGCAAAACAGAGTATGAGGATTCTGCCGAAAGATGTCCATTTCTATTCCTTAATAATAGGGATGAGGGGTATTATCGTGAAGACGGAAAATTGATAGGAACCTATATGCATCATCTTTTCTACAATGATATGTTTCGTAATACATGGTTAAATCAGATACGACTGCAAAAGGGCATGGCAGAAAGAAAAACACTGATTATGCGAGAGCAAAAGGATAAACGTTTTGATGCGCTTGCTGATGAGATGAAGAGACATCTTGATTGGGATAAACTATTGGATATCCTTCAAGCTGGTGATAACTAA
- the cobS gene encoding adenosylcobinamide-GDP ribazoletransferase, with the protein MKKWCIGFLVNIQFFTAIPVRKELPMEGEFLQKSIKTFPLLGLFQGFIYMGIFFLLNEYTPFTALAIAFIVWISTILLTGGLHLDGWMDASDAYFSYQDAKKRLEIMKDPHVGAFGVLSVILLLSTKFLFIYEIVTHMQDFTYLFVMLLPFFSKAVMGWSLLFVPEAKRDGLGAYFKKSVQGQRLFFYSGYIAAALLVFLLLFPKWLPLFFLFLSVSIGCYLLFSRFMKQAFGGLTGDLLGASVEGTEIALWATLWLLHYFVMG; encoded by the coding sequence ATGAAAAAATGGTGTATTGGTTTTCTAGTAAATATTCAGTTCTTTACGGCGATTCCAGTGAGGAAGGAGCTGCCGATGGAAGGGGAGTTTTTGCAGAAAAGTATAAAAACATTCCCTTTGCTAGGTCTTTTCCAAGGCTTTATTTATATGGGGATTTTCTTTTTGCTAAATGAATATACTCCATTTACAGCTCTCGCCATTGCTTTTATTGTCTGGATCAGTACGATTTTATTAACAGGTGGACTTCATTTAGATGGCTGGATGGATGCAAGTGATGCTTATTTTTCTTATCAAGATGCAAAAAAAAGATTAGAAATTATGAAAGATCCTCATGTCGGTGCCTTTGGTGTTTTGTCTGTCATTCTTTTATTGAGTACGAAGTTTCTTTTTATCTATGAAATTGTGACACATATGCAAGACTTTACCTATCTTTTTGTGATGCTTCTGCCATTCTTTTCTAAAGCAGTAATGGGCTGGAGCCTACTATTTGTTCCAGAGGCAAAAAGGGACGGACTTGGAGCATACTTTAAAAAGTCTGTCCAAGGGCAGCGCCTGTTTTTTTATAGTGGATATATTGCAGCTGCTTTGTTAGTTTTCTTGTTACTGTTTCCCAAATGGCTGCCTTTATTCTTTTTGTTTCTTTCCGTAAGCATCGGCTGCTACCTATTATTTAGCCGATTTATGAAACAGGCTTTTGGTGGATTAACAGGTGACTTATTAGGTGCAAGTGTAGAAGGGACGGAAATAGCACTATGGGCGACACTATGGTTATTGCATTATTTCGTCATGGGCTAA
- a CDS encoding histidine phosphatase family protein → MGDTMVIALFRHGLTAANERKAYIGWTDAPLSEKGRNMLYEKGRPVSKYDWISTSDLLRTKETAAYWFPEQILYSVSGFREINFGDWEGKTYEQLKELPEYCKWLNAPFTNAPTNGESFAELVERVDRGWNHLIKQSTRNNRMAVVTHGGVIRYLLSKYGVTKRDFWDCAISPGEGIELIWSNKESFRRKERCTLLQEVAFTEKKAGQ, encoded by the coding sequence ATGGGCGACACTATGGTTATTGCATTATTTCGTCATGGGCTAACGGCTGCAAATGAACGAAAGGCATATATTGGCTGGACGGATGCTCCGTTAAGTGAAAAGGGGAGAAATATGCTTTATGAAAAAGGAAGGCCAGTGTCTAAATATGACTGGATAAGTACAAGTGATTTATTGCGGACGAAAGAGACAGCAGCATATTGGTTTCCTGAACAGATTCTGTACAGTGTTTCTGGTTTTCGGGAAATAAATTTTGGGGATTGGGAAGGAAAAACATACGAACAATTAAAAGAGTTACCTGAGTATTGCAAATGGTTAAACGCTCCATTTACTAATGCTCCAACAAATGGGGAATCTTTTGCAGAGTTGGTAGAGCGAGTGGATAGGGGCTGGAATCACTTAATTAAACAGAGTACTCGAAATAATAGAATGGCAGTAGTTACACATGGCGGTGTCATTCGATACTTGCTTAGTAAATATGGTGTAACAAAAAGGGATTTTTGGGATTGTGCAATTTCCCCTGGTGAAGGAATCGAGTTAATTTGGTCTAACAAAGAAAGCTTTAGGAGGAAGGAAAGATGCACTTTATTACAGGAGGTAGCTTTCACGGAAAAAAAAGCTGGACAGTAA
- a CDS encoding bifunctional adenosylcobinamide kinase/adenosylcobinamide-phosphate guanylyltransferase, with product MHFITGGSFHGKKSWTVTFAREQGFTEGKVLRLFDEKEISMANNEKGSFYRIEGLEWMIKNRLQEETLEQTIDYMEKLVEALLQWEREENNRCVFIIGSDITKGIVPIDRRDRLWRDATGLIFQRIAAAADRVDVIWYGLNERLK from the coding sequence ATGCACTTTATTACAGGAGGTAGCTTTCACGGAAAAAAAAGCTGGACAGTAACATTTGCAAGAGAGCAGGGATTTACAGAAGGAAAGGTTCTCCGTCTATTTGATGAAAAGGAAATAAGCATGGCAAATAATGAGAAGGGTTCTTTCTATAGAATAGAAGGACTGGAGTGGATGATCAAAAATCGTCTGCAGGAAGAAACATTGGAGCAAACAATCGATTATATGGAAAAACTAGTGGAAGCTTTGCTTCAATGGGAAAGAGAAGAGAATAATCGCTGCGTGTTTATAATTGGCAGTGATATTACAAAAGGCATTGTTCCGATTGATAGAAGAGATCGCTTGTGGCGTGATGCCACAGGGCTGATTTTTCAGCGAATAGCAGCCGCTGCAGACAGAGTAGATGTTATTTGGTATGGGTTAAATGAGCGATTAAAGTAG
- a CDS encoding cob(I)yrinic acid a,c-diamide adenosyltransferase translates to MRIYTKTGDTGETSIIGGRVSKDDIRVEAYGTVDELNSVVGLIVTQLTGEQFADIKEDLEKIQHELFDCGGDLASISTRRQLKLTESAITYLEERIDKFMEETPDLERFILPGGTEAAAIVHIARTVTRRAERLVVTLVRTTEDIPELPLKYLNRLSDYFFALARVINFRSNVADIEYIRSAKVFRTSKKGERNEREEN, encoded by the coding sequence ATGCGTATCTATACAAAAACAGGTGATACCGGGGAAACGAGTATTATAGGAGGGAGAGTATCAAAGGATGATATTCGAGTAGAAGCCTATGGAACGGTCGATGAGTTGAATTCTGTTGTCGGGCTAATTGTTACGCAATTAACAGGGGAACAATTTGCTGATATTAAGGAAGATTTAGAGAAAATCCAGCATGAGTTATTTGATTGTGGAGGGGATTTAGCCAGTATTTCGACGCGAAGACAACTAAAGTTAACAGAATCTGCTATCACTTATTTAGAGGAAAGAATTGATAAGTTTATGGAGGAGACACCCGATTTGGAGCGCTTTATTTTGCCTGGAGGAACAGAAGCGGCAGCTATTGTTCATATTGCACGAACGGTGACAAGAAGAGCGGAACGCTTAGTCGTGACATTGGTGAGGACAACGGAGGACATTCCAGAATTGCCCTTAAAATACTTAAATAGACTTTCCGATTACTTTTTTGCACTGGCGAGGGTAATAAATTTCCGAAGCAATGTGGCAGATATCGAGTATATTCGAAGCGCAAAAGTATTTCGGACAAGTAAAAAGGGTGAGCGAAATGAACGCGAAGAAAATTAA
- a CDS encoding ECF transporter S component, whose translation MNAKKINVLAIFIAISVIGAFIKIPSFIGSVALDSFPSLITGALLGGLAGGIVAALGHLVSAYLGGLPLGMLHLFIAVEMFLLVFTFSKIYQTGNSIISILFFVLGNGVILPLPFLYLMGKGFYISMVPVLLIGAVLNGIIAQLLMPRLTAFLKEWRVVKQ comes from the coding sequence ATGAACGCGAAGAAAATTAATGTCCTTGCTATTTTTATTGCTATATCAGTTATTGGGGCTTTTATAAAAATACCAAGTTTTATTGGAAGTGTTGCCCTTGATAGTTTTCCAAGTCTTATTACTGGAGCACTTTTAGGCGGGCTAGCTGGAGGGATAGTTGCAGCCCTCGGTCACCTTGTTTCTGCATATTTAGGCGGGCTGCCACTAGGCATGCTCCATCTGTTTATCGCAGTAGAAATGTTTCTGCTTGTTTTTACTTTTTCAAAAATCTATCAAACTGGAAATAGCATAATCTCCATATTGTTCTTTGTGTTAGGAAATGGTGTAATACTTCCACTTCCTTTTTTATATCTAATGGGAAAGGGCTTTTACATTTCGATGGTTCCAGTACTGCTGATAGGAGCTGTATTGAACGGCATTATTGCCCAGTTGTTAATGCCAAGGCTTACAGCTTTTCTTAAAGAGTGGAGAGTGGTTAAGCAGTGA
- a CDS encoding ATP-binding protein, producing the protein MRDVQVVSWNQKEELVISADNSGGIGQKEDDQVSVPYDIVSYFSFRVAVMECMAAGGVPFSVILQNFCGDDAWDILLAGIYKGIEELELEREIGITGSTESNFSFRQSAIGLTVLGKRPADLKDTTIINGKMAIIGSPLVGEEVILQQEKVVPLAVFSRLTKVDKCRIQPVGSKGILYELGQLKGDLVQEEEVQCSVDLLKSAGPATCFIVEYAKEVEAEIKRLTSGFFLEVQVSSR; encoded by the coding sequence GTGAGAGATGTACAAGTCGTATCGTGGAATCAGAAAGAAGAGCTCGTTATTAGTGCAGATAATAGTGGAGGAATTGGGCAGAAAGAAGATGATCAAGTTTCCGTCCCTTATGATATTGTTTCCTATTTTTCCTTTCGTGTAGCGGTTATGGAATGTATGGCAGCGGGAGGAGTGCCGTTCTCGGTAATCCTGCAGAATTTTTGTGGAGACGATGCTTGGGATATTCTTTTGGCAGGCATATATAAGGGAATAGAGGAGCTTGAATTAGAGAGGGAAATTGGAATAACGGGAAGCACAGAAAGTAATTTTTCCTTCCGTCAATCAGCAATAGGACTCACAGTTCTTGGAAAAAGACCAGCAGATTTAAAAGATACCACTATTATAAATGGAAAAATGGCTATAATAGGCAGTCCTCTTGTTGGAGAAGAAGTGATTCTACAACAAGAAAAAGTGGTTCCCTTAGCAGTATTTTCCCGATTGACAAAAGTGGATAAATGTCGAATCCAGCCTGTTGGATCAAAGGGGATTCTTTATGAATTGGGGCAGTTAAAGGGAGATTTGGTTCAAGAGGAAGAAGTCCAATGCTCTGTGGATCTATTAAAATCCGCCGGTCCAGCTACATGCTTTATTGTTGAATATGCAAAGGAAGTAGAGGCAGAAATAAAAAGACTAACGAGTGGTTTTTTTCTGGAAGTGCAAGTTTCTTCGAGATAA
- a CDS encoding D-alanine--D-alanine ligase, whose translation MKKKLGLLYGGKSAEHKVSMQTAMAVIKALDTDKYDIHPIYISESGEWVRGPQLMGPVENVKELAFNTQEQIGSNALSTTLFQANDEASLDVIFPLLHGPNGEDGTVQGLLELLNLPYVGNGVLASSAGMDKVIMKNIFEVAGLNQVKYNSFIRSDWQSDKDAAYERVEKELGFPCFVKPANLGSSVGISKCTTREELETAFIEAFQFDRKIIVEEGLTAREIEVGVLGNDHPEVSVAGEIVPKKDFYDYKAKYEDGNTALIIPADVTEIEYAAIKEDAIKAFKALDCSGLVRADFFLTKEGKVYINEVNTMPGFTPFSMFPLLWKHTGLEYDALINKLVDLAVERHTEKQNIKYTI comes from the coding sequence ATGAAAAAGAAACTGGGATTATTATATGGCGGTAAATCAGCTGAACATAAAGTTAGCATGCAAACAGCAATGGCTGTAATTAAAGCATTAGATACAGATAAATATGATATTCACCCAATTTACATATCAGAGAGCGGTGAATGGGTTCGTGGTCCTCAATTAATGGGACCAGTTGAAAATGTAAAAGAGCTTGCGTTTAACACACAGGAACAAATCGGCTCGAATGCCCTTTCTACTACTCTCTTTCAAGCAAATGACGAAGCTTCCTTAGATGTTATTTTTCCACTGCTTCATGGGCCAAATGGAGAAGATGGAACAGTACAAGGATTGTTAGAACTCCTTAACCTTCCTTATGTTGGGAATGGAGTTCTAGCCTCTTCAGCTGGAATGGATAAAGTAATTATGAAAAACATCTTCGAAGTAGCTGGATTAAATCAAGTAAAATACAATTCTTTTATCCGCAGTGACTGGCAAAGTGATAAGGATGCAGCCTATGAACGTGTAGAAAAAGAATTGGGTTTTCCTTGTTTTGTTAAGCCTGCTAATCTTGGTTCAAGTGTAGGGATTAGTAAATGTACAACAAGAGAAGAACTAGAAACAGCCTTCATCGAAGCATTTCAATTTGACCGCAAGATTATTGTAGAAGAGGGCTTAACAGCAAGAGAAATTGAAGTAGGTGTGCTAGGAAACGACCATCCTGAAGTTTCTGTAGCTGGTGAGATTGTTCCGAAAAAAGATTTCTATGATTATAAAGCAAAGTATGAAGATGGAAATACAGCTTTAATTATTCCTGCAGACGTGACAGAAATAGAGTATGCAGCGATTAAAGAAGATGCTATTAAAGCATTTAAAGCACTTGATTGTTCTGGCCTAGTCCGTGCAGATTTCTTCCTGACAAAAGAAGGAAAAGTTTATATTAACGAAGTGAATACAATGCCTGGATTTACACCATTCAGTATGTTCCCGTTATTATGGAAACACACAGGTTTAGAATATGATGCACTGATCAATAAATTAGTGGATCTAGCTGTGGAAAGACACACTGAAAAGCAAAATATTAAATATACGATTTAA